One Rossellomorea aquimaris DNA window includes the following coding sequences:
- a CDS encoding transposase yields the protein MPRHARRRSKTGVYHVIVRGANKQEIFHDDRDRIKYLDILRKYKSESGFRMYAWCLMGNHVHLLMKEESESISLVMKRVGISYAHYYNYKYSTTGHLFQDRFKSENVENRMYFLTVTRYIHQNPIKAGIVWSPHEWKWSSCLGYYGKTVYPPSLLDPHYLLNMFSPHLSIAQTKFIEFNERKNDDQCLDENSVRRLTDDEARVEIIKCLGSYEIPQVKSLSSEERNTILRNVKGIHGLSQRQAARILGVSPSLVFKV from the coding sequence ATGCCTCGGCATGCAAGAAGGAGAAGTAAAACGGGAGTGTATCATGTCATTGTGAGGGGAGCTAACAAACAGGAAATTTTTCACGATGATCGCGATCGCATAAAATACCTGGATATCTTGAGGAAATATAAAAGCGAATCAGGCTTTAGGATGTACGCATGGTGCCTGATGGGAAATCATGTTCACTTGTTGATGAAGGAGGAAAGTGAAAGTATTTCACTTGTAATGAAACGGGTGGGGATAAGTTATGCTCATTATTACAATTACAAATACAGTACGACCGGTCACCTCTTCCAGGATCGGTTCAAAAGTGAAAATGTAGAAAACCGCATGTATTTTTTGACTGTCACAAGATATATTCACCAGAATCCCATAAAGGCAGGTATTGTCTGGAGCCCACATGAATGGAAGTGGAGCAGCTGCCTGGGGTACTACGGGAAGACGGTCTATCCCCCATCTCTGCTTGACCCCCACTATTTATTAAATATGTTTTCTCCCCATTTATCCATTGCCCAAACTAAGTTTATAGAATTTAACGAAAGAAAAAACGATGATCAATGCTTGGATGAGAATTCCGTCAGAAGATTAACCGATGATGAGGCAAGAGTGGAAATCATAAAGTGCCTCGGTTCTTATGAAATTCCACAAGTGAAAAGCTTGTCCAGTGAAGAGAGAAATACAATACTCAGAAACGTAAAAGGGATACACGGACTTTCCCAGCGACAGGCTGCCAGAATTCTTGGGGTTTCTCCGAGTCTGGTGTTTAAGGTATAG
- a CDS encoding TM2 domain-containing protein, whose product MDSISKFDLTIEELAILESEMLKKRKNKEAAWGLWAGLSFFGAHRFYTENYRYASIMLLTSMVPIIAIIIILSTVEFYYGFIQFLLGLFIFLLCGSVIWSWIDAFFLNRRISDYNESCENQALQNIISRRK is encoded by the coding sequence ATGGATTCTATCTCAAAATTTGATCTCACGATAGAAGAATTAGCCATCCTTGAATCAGAAATGTTAAAAAAGAGGAAAAATAAAGAAGCTGCTTGGGGATTATGGGCCGGTTTAAGTTTCTTTGGTGCCCACCGTTTTTATACTGAGAATTATCGATATGCTTCCATCATGCTCCTTACGAGTATGGTTCCGATTATTGCTATTATAATTATCTTATCGACCGTAGAATTCTATTACGGCTTCATTCAATTTCTATTAGGGTTATTCATCTTTCTTTTATGCGGTTCTGTCATATGGTCATGGATCGATGCGTTCTTCTTAAATAGAAGAATATCGGATTATAATGAATCCTGTGAGAATCAAGCTCTTCAAAACATCATAAGTCGCAGGAAGTAA
- a CDS encoding TM2 domain-containing protein, translating into MSLIQKQGLTSEELQLLNSEMSQKQKSAGTTWLLWFFTTSFGGHRFYLGKTGTAVAMLLTFGGLGIWSFIDLFLLNGMIKDTNERIENDILSEMRLLNNAKNNTRIAN; encoded by the coding sequence ATGTCACTTATTCAAAAACAAGGTCTCACATCAGAAGAATTACAATTACTCAATTCTGAAATGAGTCAAAAGCAGAAGTCTGCGGGTACCACTTGGTTGCTTTGGTTTTTTACAACCAGCTTTGGAGGCCATCGCTTTTATTTAGGTAAAACGGGCACAGCCGTTGCGATGCTTTTAACGTTTGGTGGTTTAGGTATCTGGAGTTTCATTGACCTATTTTTACTGAATGGAATGATCAAGGATACAAACGAAAGAATTGAAAATGATATTCTTTCTGAAATGCGTCTTTTAAATAATGCTAAAAACAATACAAGAATAGCAAACTAA
- a CDS encoding peptidoglycan DD-metalloendopeptidase family protein produces the protein MKKGLKVLISVVLFMGIFGGLYGKEAGAASNFIWPVDGSHTYSRSLESGHNGIDITKYDGAPIKASAAGEVIYAQYHSSQNGNGDYGNLVAIKHSIGGVSYITKYAHMKSGLKVSVGQWVGQGTVIGYLGNTGDSTGPHLHFEILKNPVNMWDAKNAHVEPLHYLDQNDQPDESAGDINKVVQVTNAKWGIYSAAKDGKWLKDLKTHYDNWILVADKVDYSNSGTKHYRIRMGNDIIGWVAAEQLTVKSTSDYTVKNESYQTIGYYRSQANSSYINYEIPPNSKVKVISETADMYMIEYDYRPQYILKNPPKRNSEEINEFNVIKVDNPKWGLYKVPESGTSNYKEPLSNYDNWTMVTDKYKWVNGTKMIQVRMGDDIKGWTAAGQVSNVETTSLAIADEAYTTIGYYRAEANSNYINYKIPANSKVRLISETTDMYLIVYDNRPQYILKTPPKITGEVEINKTVKVTNPKWGIYSAASDGKWLMDLGTHYNNQTLEADRVAWSSSGKKTYRLKDNGEVLGWAAAEQFTVID, from the coding sequence ATGAAGAAGGGTTTAAAAGTATTAATAAGTGTAGTATTGTTTATGGGGATTTTTGGTGGTTTGTATGGGAAAGAAGCTGGAGCTGCTAGTAATTTTATTTGGCCAGTTGATGGAAGTCATACATATTCGAGAAGTTTGGAGTCAGGGCATAATGGAATAGATATAACAAAATATGATGGTGCGCCTATTAAAGCCAGTGCGGCAGGTGAAGTGATATATGCTCAATATCACAGTAGTCAAAATGGAAATGGTGATTACGGAAATCTTGTTGCGATTAAACACTCCATTGGAGGGGTGTCGTATATTACTAAATATGCTCATATGAAATCCGGTTTAAAGGTTTCTGTCGGACAATGGGTAGGGCAAGGTACTGTAATTGGCTATCTAGGGAACACAGGAGACTCAACGGGACCACATTTGCATTTTGAAATATTAAAAAACCCGGTCAATATGTGGGATGCGAAGAATGCACATGTTGAACCATTACATTATTTAGATCAAAACGACCAACCGGACGAATCTGCAGGTGACATCAATAAAGTCGTTCAAGTGACGAATGCCAAATGGGGTATTTACTCTGCAGCCAAGGATGGAAAATGGCTTAAAGATTTAAAGACCCATTACGATAATTGGATATTAGTCGCTGATAAGGTTGACTATAGTAACAGTGGTACGAAACATTACCGCATACGCATGGGGAACGATATCATTGGCTGGGTAGCTGCAGAACAACTGACTGTTAAAAGTACAAGCGACTATACGGTGAAAAATGAATCTTACCAAACGATAGGTTACTATAGATCTCAAGCTAATAGTAGTTATATAAATTATGAGATTCCGCCTAACTCAAAAGTCAAAGTGATTAGTGAAACTGCAGATATGTACATGATTGAATACGATTATAGACCTCAATATATTCTAAAGAATCCTCCAAAAAGGAATTCTGAAGAAATAAATGAGTTCAATGTTATTAAGGTAGATAATCCTAAGTGGGGCTTATACAAAGTGCCAGAATCAGGTACAAGTAATTACAAAGAACCGTTAAGCAATTATGATAATTGGACAATGGTAACGGATAAATATAAATGGGTTAATGGAACCAAGATGATTCAAGTGAGAATGGGTGATGATATTAAAGGTTGGACTGCAGCTGGTCAGGTTTCTAATGTTGAAACAACTAGTCTAGCAATCGCCGACGAAGCTTATACTACTATTGGATACTACAGAGCTGAAGCTAATAGTAACTATATAAACTATAAGATTCCTGCAAATTCCAAAGTAAGACTTATCAGTGAAACAACTGACATGTATTTAATTGTATATGATAACCGTCCACAATATATTTTAAAAACCCCTCCGAAAATCACAGGAGAAGTGGAAATTAATAAGACAGTTAAGGTTACAAATCCCAAGTGGGGTATTTATTCGGCAGCTAGTGATGGTAAATGGCTGATGGATCTTGGAACTCACTATAACAATCAGACTCTTGAAGCAGACAGAGTGGCCTGGTCAAGCAGCGGGAAGAAGACTTACCGTCTCAAAGACAATGGTGAAGTTCTTGGTTGGGCAGCAGCTGAACAGTTTACAGTGATTGACTAA
- a CDS encoding DUF948 domain-containing protein → MLEWSAVIAAVAFTILVIYLIMTLRKVMTTLAETEKTLSDARKAVNGVTEEAEELIHTANQISDDVKGKMKAVDPLLESVHDVGDMLQNVTSSVKRTALQKRTPKTIHTQDSNSVQIKLK, encoded by the coding sequence ATGCTTGAATGGAGTGCTGTTATTGCAGCCGTCGCGTTTACCATTCTCGTGATCTATTTGATTATGACATTAAGAAAAGTAATGACAACGCTTGCTGAAACGGAAAAGACACTATCTGACGCCCGGAAAGCCGTGAACGGAGTGACAGAGGAAGCAGAAGAACTGATTCATACAGCCAACCAGATCTCGGATGATGTGAAAGGAAAGATGAAAGCTGTTGACCCTTTACTTGAGTCCGTACATGATGTGGGTGATATGTTACAAAATGTGACCAGCTCGGTTAAAAGGACCGCTTTGCAAAAGAGGACTCCCAAAACGATTCATACGCAGGACAGTAATTCGGTTCAGATTAAGTTGAAGTAA
- a CDS encoding DUF5082 family protein: MGKSSLYIFSGRIKGLVHCRKYVFIFLLLSSFPFDTIYTGGITSFFSKEMITLSYLSYLQSQLAEKKEQVNRLDSIIRELENIQNEFVHNRHSIEDPELSPHTWKGQLANAFQEVREDISLSYRDLYQFQLSESITIFENKVNTLHSEIQTLQYNISQEVARINEEKRKGDNHVG; the protein is encoded by the coding sequence ATGGGTAAATCTTCATTGTACATATTCTCCGGAAGGATAAAAGGCTTAGTTCACTGCCGTAAATATGTGTTTATTTTCCTATTACTATCTTCCTTTCCATTTGATACCATTTATACTGGAGGAATTACGTCATTTTTTAGTAAGGAGATGATAACGCTGTCTTACCTATCATACTTGCAATCTCAACTCGCTGAAAAAAAAGAGCAGGTCAACCGCTTAGATTCGATTATACGAGAGTTAGAGAATATACAAAATGAGTTCGTTCACAACCGACATTCCATAGAAGACCCAGAGCTCTCCCCACATACGTGGAAGGGCCAGTTAGCGAATGCATTCCAAGAAGTTCGTGAAGATATTTCATTGAGCTACAGGGATCTTTACCAATTTCAATTAAGTGAATCGATTACGATCTTTGAAAATAAAGTCAACACGCTTCACTCTGAAATACAAACATTGCAGTACAATATCTCTCAAGAGGTTGCAAGAATAAATGAGGAAAAGAGGAAGGGAGACAATCACGTTGGGTGA
- a CDS encoding YwqI/YxiC family protein — protein sequence MGEELKIRYSAVEQAVTDMDNASETLSTDIPTTIASGNRLDVTKRINELNHQLSEIRKMYRELLAKNNQSVKQSLISMEEADRELSSSIKLR from the coding sequence TTGGGTGAAGAACTGAAAATACGTTACAGTGCTGTAGAGCAAGCTGTCACAGATATGGACAATGCGTCTGAGACCCTTTCAACAGACATCCCAACCACTATTGCCAGCGGCAATCGGCTGGACGTCACGAAACGAATCAATGAACTGAACCACCAATTATCTGAAATCAGGAAGATGTATAGAGAACTTCTGGCAAAGAATAATCAATCAGTCAAGCAATCATTAATCAGCATGGAGGAAGCAGATCGCGAATTATCCTCCTCCATTAAATTGCGTTAA
- a CDS encoding LXG domain-containing protein, which translates to MKILDSQSLHNGIDELTSMLSTKLEQIEKLENEIAAFTHLNDSFEGKGGESIRSFYQDFHQKILSAYAFTLENYERILNTINSAAKDLEPDQTGYIDQSFLSNDLNNGLRKGENLATELVDEANSAISRVSDIVYAPALQEDRFMSLQRQAHRKIDHTVEDLSTFDSVQTKELDSVERDIQMLRNYLLEVNGMFESGNLEIEKYQPSQLNKLNSNEQIDSFVINNQLNDLGEKILNPFELVNSKLSLGDNILAGYQTFSIFTTSILSRNLSINYLGSKPTLWEKVRGKYKFSVKMNPSWTSKTKHSSPLAKKLIHFSRQASPSNPLLGNLQKFVQSYESPSHLYKHIAGFPKNSNVLTGAELSKGTLERMKTGSKELLSKAANVKGLTTISKRIPLVANVISFASNFGEFTDPENSDKSTFEKGGRFLAGWGTDVAAIGIGAKVGATIGSIGGPVGIVVGGAVGGLVGGLASSKYGDKVKDLGGSIGKSAEKGLENVKELSGKITGSVASWFN; encoded by the coding sequence GTGAAGATATTGGATTCACAGTCACTGCATAATGGAATCGATGAGCTGACAAGCATGCTTTCTACTAAATTAGAGCAGATTGAAAAGCTTGAAAATGAGATTGCTGCTTTCACCCATCTCAACGATTCTTTTGAGGGGAAGGGTGGAGAATCAATCCGTTCTTTCTATCAGGACTTTCACCAAAAAATTCTCTCTGCCTATGCATTCACATTAGAAAATTACGAACGAATTCTCAACACCATCAACAGTGCCGCTAAAGACTTAGAACCTGATCAAACAGGGTATATTGACCAGTCATTTCTTTCTAATGACTTGAACAACGGCCTGCGTAAAGGAGAAAACCTGGCTACCGAACTCGTCGATGAGGCAAACTCAGCTATTAGCCGGGTGAGCGATATTGTCTATGCACCAGCTCTTCAGGAAGATCGTTTTATGAGTCTACAACGTCAAGCTCATAGAAAAATTGATCACACTGTTGAAGATCTGTCGACATTTGATTCTGTTCAAACAAAAGAACTTGATTCGGTTGAACGTGATATTCAAATGTTAAGAAATTATCTACTCGAAGTAAACGGAATGTTTGAGAGTGGAAACTTAGAGATAGAAAAATACCAACCTTCCCAGTTGAATAAACTAAACTCTAATGAACAAATCGATTCATTTGTTATAAATAATCAACTAAATGATTTAGGAGAAAAAATTCTAAATCCCTTTGAATTAGTCAATAGTAAATTAAGTTTAGGAGATAATATTTTAGCTGGATATCAAACGTTCTCTATTTTCACTACTTCCATTCTCTCTCGTAATCTATCTATTAATTACTTAGGAAGTAAACCTACTCTTTGGGAAAAGGTAAGAGGGAAATATAAATTCAGCGTCAAAATGAACCCATCGTGGACTAGTAAAACCAAACATAGTTCACCCCTTGCAAAAAAACTGATTCATTTCTCTAGGCAAGCCTCTCCATCCAATCCTTTGCTGGGAAACTTACAGAAGTTTGTTCAGTCATATGAAAGTCCTTCTCATTTATATAAGCATATAGCAGGTTTCCCAAAAAATTCTAACGTACTAACGGGAGCCGAGCTTTCAAAAGGGACACTGGAGAGAATGAAGACAGGCTCAAAAGAATTATTGAGTAAAGCCGCTAACGTAAAAGGTTTAACAACAATCAGTAAAAGAATTCCATTGGTAGCAAATGTTATTTCATTCGCTTCCAATTTTGGTGAATTTACAGATCCGGAAAACTCGGATAAGAGCACTTTCGAGAAAGGTGGCCGTTTCTTAGCAGGTTGGGGTACGGATGTAGCAGCAATCGGAATAGGGGCTAAAGTTGGTGCAACAATCGGGAGCATTGGTGGTCCAGTTGGTATTGTCGTTGGAGGGGCAGTTGGTGGATTAGTCGGTGGTCTAGCTAGCTCTAAGTATGGAGATAAAGTGAAAGATTTAGGCGGGAGCATTGGAAAATCTGCTGAGAAAGGTCTAGAAAATGTAAAAGAACTCTCCGGGAAAATTACCGGGTCTGTAGCCAGTTGGTTTAATTAA
- a CDS encoding alpha/beta hydrolase, whose translation MNTYIEVEPGIELFVQNTGSGEPIVFIPGFTFTTEVFNEQVKHFSKTHRTIVIDPRSHGRSTMTVHGNDYVSHGTDLDKVLKQLKVENATLVGWSFGCLTVWEYIRQFGTDGIKSLVLIDMPPKSLSVQQDEDWVEGPLDDMAATYTNYLRNPKGQRDFISAYATGVMVQRDLKEEELDWIVEQSLKTPYYIAANLFSSGLFSDYRVEAAESSESVPTLYVVSEHWAEVATSSLRKLAPKASVEVLGGHLMFWEYSERFNEVVKGFLGGNG comes from the coding sequence ATGAACACATACATTGAAGTGGAACCGGGAATCGAATTATTTGTGCAGAATACTGGCAGTGGGGAGCCCATTGTATTTATTCCCGGGTTTACATTTACCACTGAAGTCTTCAACGAGCAGGTCAAGCATTTTTCGAAAACTCATCGTACGATTGTGATCGACCCCAGGAGCCATGGCCGGTCAACCATGACGGTCCACGGGAATGACTATGTCTCCCACGGAACAGATCTCGATAAAGTATTGAAGCAATTAAAAGTCGAGAATGCAACGCTTGTCGGCTGGTCATTCGGATGCTTAACGGTCTGGGAATATATCCGCCAATTCGGTACGGATGGGATCAAATCCCTTGTCCTCATTGATATGCCGCCAAAATCACTATCCGTTCAACAAGACGAGGATTGGGTGGAAGGCCCCCTTGATGACATGGCTGCAACCTACACGAATTACCTTCGCAACCCAAAAGGACAGCGGGATTTCATCTCTGCTTATGCCACCGGAGTCATGGTCCAACGAGATCTGAAGGAAGAAGAATTAGATTGGATCGTCGAGCAATCACTTAAAACACCTTACTATATTGCCGCCAATTTGTTTTCTTCCGGGCTATTCTCTGATTATCGTGTTGAGGCGGCAGAGAGTAGTGAATCTGTACCGACTCTCTATGTTGTCTCCGAGCACTGGGCCGAAGTTGCCACATCCAGTCTGAGAAAGCTTGCTCCTAAAGCGTCGGTGGAGGTACTGGGAGGACATCTTATGTTTTGGGAGTATAGTGAGAGGTTTAATGAGGTGGTTAAGGGGTTTTTGGGAGGGAATGGATAA
- a CDS encoding ATP-binding cassette domain-containing protein codes for MLALNNLTIKYNQKSILENINISFPRGEVTAIRGASGSGKSSLLNVLGLIQRPNQECSYTLDGQSVHYYNEQDKSNFRLKKVGFVFQQNNLLQELTARENVLVPMRVLSQNESEINEKANELLDYVGLTNVADSYPSDLSGGEEQRVAIARSLINDADIILADEPTASLDSNNAAIVLELFRKLAHEMNKVVIIVSHDNLVAENADTVYEIQEKKLVVTHQSPPDFTSTHKENKVNNDKKDVFNFVRYYIKQRKNDKGISKILIFVTAFIAAITTLFINFGDTFSDQQKDFINSISEKSLFAVNDSLGLNSQTDYQDAITYTTDEINSIKKIPNVNKAYPYYELSSFGVSKNQSDKASLTLKDEDKIIKKETYPNSFESNNEDVQFRVSPLYPEENFEPVLKYKSTKKDSREGVILTSSFAETLKEDSSSLIGKTLEVTLFVPTKLYDSTATKPQDGSQKETSDETVQIDGAIYKLVTITKEITGVLDESFNYQRSEESKNLIFMDYDQLITIINENKDTNYGETFPGFKEKELGPSSLYIDVSSYEDVPIVKSKIEKLSSNIFINSKASDIKEIQTNLEMIKNVMTIVSFILVIIVMLLFGFVYYFKNRTRKKEIGILKALGLTSRDVVFLIGYEMLIIALKTFILSLIIAVALMLLGNTVFGLSGLFVITLGSVIFCFVLSFLIVILSGISSIWKTSRIDIIDAIRKNK; via the coding sequence TTGTTAGCATTAAATAATTTAACGATAAAATATAACCAAAAAAGCATCCTTGAAAATATCAACATATCCTTCCCGAGAGGTGAAGTTACGGCTATAAGAGGGGCTTCCGGATCAGGGAAATCTTCATTATTAAACGTTCTAGGATTAATTCAAAGACCAAATCAAGAATGCTCTTACACACTTGATGGACAGTCTGTTCACTACTATAACGAACAAGATAAATCTAATTTTAGATTAAAAAAAGTTGGCTTTGTCTTCCAGCAGAATAATCTACTGCAGGAACTCACCGCAAGAGAAAACGTTTTGGTTCCAATGAGGGTGTTATCTCAGAACGAGTCAGAAATAAACGAAAAGGCAAACGAACTATTAGATTATGTCGGCTTAACAAACGTAGCTGATAGTTATCCTTCCGACTTATCAGGTGGCGAGGAGCAGAGAGTCGCGATTGCAAGATCTCTAATTAATGATGCCGACATTATTCTCGCTGACGAACCTACTGCCTCATTGGATTCAAACAACGCAGCCATTGTTCTTGAACTTTTCAGAAAATTAGCCCATGAAATGAATAAGGTTGTTATCATAGTTTCTCATGATAATCTAGTAGCAGAAAATGCAGATACCGTATATGAGATTCAAGAAAAAAAACTTGTGGTAACTCATCAATCACCTCCTGACTTCACTTCTACTCATAAGGAAAATAAAGTTAATAATGATAAAAAAGATGTTTTCAATTTTGTACGATATTATATCAAACAAAGAAAGAATGATAAGGGCATTAGTAAAATATTGATATTTGTCACCGCGTTTATCGCTGCGATTACAACATTATTCATTAACTTTGGCGATACATTTAGTGACCAACAAAAAGATTTTATTAATTCCATCTCAGAAAAAAGTTTATTTGCAGTAAATGATTCACTAGGACTTAACTCACAAACTGATTATCAGGATGCGATAACCTACACTACAGATGAGATAAACAGTATCAAGAAAATACCAAATGTTAATAAAGCCTATCCATATTATGAACTTAGTTCATTTGGGGTTTCTAAAAATCAATCAGATAAAGCAAGCCTAACGTTAAAAGATGAAGACAAAATAATAAAAAAAGAGACATACCCTAATTCATTTGAAAGCAATAATGAAGACGTGCAGTTTAGGGTATCCCCTTTATATCCTGAGGAGAATTTTGAGCCGGTACTAAAATATAAGAGCACTAAGAAGGATAGTAGGGAAGGGGTAATATTAACTTCTTCTTTCGCTGAAACACTAAAAGAGGATAGTAGTAGTTTAATTGGGAAAACTTTAGAGGTTACGCTTTTTGTTCCAACTAAATTATATGATAGTACAGCTACAAAACCGCAGGATGGAAGTCAAAAAGAAACATCAGATGAAACGGTGCAAATTGACGGTGCAATATACAAACTTGTTACGATCACAAAAGAAATTACAGGTGTATTAGATGAATCATTTAATTATCAGAGATCTGAGGAAAGCAAAAACCTCATTTTTATGGACTATGATCAATTGATCACAATTATAAACGAGAATAAAGATACCAATTATGGAGAGACTTTTCCAGGATTCAAAGAAAAGGAATTAGGGCCTAGTTCGTTATATATTGATGTGAGTAGCTATGAAGATGTTCCAATAGTAAAATCAAAAATTGAAAAGCTATCATCTAATATTTTTATTAATAGTAAAGCCTCAGATATAAAAGAAATTCAAACAAATTTAGAGATGATCAAGAATGTAATGACCATTGTTTCTTTTATCCTTGTAATCATAGTCATGCTATTGTTTGGATTTGTATATTATTTTAAAAATAGAACCCGAAAAAAAGAAATAGGTATTTTAAAAGCATTAGGATTAACTTCAAGAGATGTTGTATTTTTAATAGGATATGAGATGTTAATCATCGCATTGAAAACATTTATTCTTTCCCTTATCATTGCAGTTGCGTTAATGTTATTAGGTAATACTGTGTTTGGCTTGAGTGGATTATTTGTTATAACACTTGGTTCAGTTATTTTCTGCTTTGTATTATCATTCCTCATTGTAATATTATCTGGGATATCCTCCATATGGAAAACTAGCAGAATTGATATTATTGATGCAATCCGAAAAAACAAATAA
- a CDS encoding GntR family transcriptional regulator, with the protein MSKTKKVNTLISLKDEVKEKLREDIIMFKLKPGDRIVETEVAKRLGISQVPVREALRGLEEEGLIHTIKYRGAFVRDYNPVEMYHMFSLRAKIETDAIEVILPQLTKRHFGELYDIVDKMKYAEKDYAVQSQLDMEFHRTIIEWSNVDVFLRIWGMLTNHIRRYITLLNPKVRILPEEVHQYHQALVETLEERDIEKAKIVFKEHIMKMVEK; encoded by the coding sequence ATGTCGAAAACCAAAAAAGTGAATACGCTTATTTCCCTCAAGGATGAAGTGAAAGAGAAACTTAGAGAGGATATTATTATGTTCAAGCTCAAGCCCGGCGATCGCATTGTGGAAACAGAAGTGGCCAAAAGGCTGGGCATTAGTCAGGTGCCGGTAAGGGAAGCACTTAGGGGCCTGGAGGAAGAAGGTCTCATTCATACGATTAAGTATAGAGGTGCCTTTGTAAGGGATTACAATCCCGTTGAAATGTATCATATGTTTTCATTAAGGGCGAAGATCGAGACAGATGCGATTGAAGTGATTCTCCCTCAGCTGACCAAAAGGCATTTTGGTGAATTATACGATATCGTGGACAAAATGAAATACGCAGAAAAGGATTATGCGGTCCAGTCGCAACTGGATATGGAATTTCATCGTACGATCATTGAGTGGTCCAATGTAGATGTGTTTTTACGCATATGGGGAATGTTAACGAATCATATCCGACGATATATCACGTTATTGAATCCGAAGGTCCGGATCCTTCCAGAGGAAGTCCATCAATACCATCAAGCCCTTGTGGAAACGCTGGAAGAAAGAGATATAGAGAAGGCGAAAATCGTTTTCAAAGAACATATTATGAAAATGGTTGAAAAATAG
- a CDS encoding TRAP transporter large permease — MFCLNQDSLLLLTGPWEGVVPLLLIPQKMFVSMNSFTLLAIPFFMLTGVIMDKSGLTQRLVNFADSIIGWTKGGMSYVSVTSGMMMGGISGSAPADTAALSSVMTPSMVKLGYPARFAAALQAASGSIGIIFPPSIPMVVLGGIASISVGKLFLGGIIPGILIGILFMVASRIICIKKNYGVSKSNSFSFSYFIDSFKKAILPLFAPVIIVGGILTGAFTPTESSVIAVVYTLILGLFVYRSIQFRELSSIFMEAVISSGNVLLIIAASSLFSWILVSHNFPQILSSLITSVSDSPFFIILVINLIFIVGGMFIEGLALLIMFVPILLPIAMGAGMDPIVFGVMIVINIAIGTLTPPVGVCLFVACSSAGVKLDHAMKSAIPFVLVLCFALVLIVLFPSIVTFIPNLIE; from the coding sequence ATTTTCTGTTTGAATCAGGATTCTCTTCTGCTTCTTACAGGGCCATGGGAAGGGGTGGTCCCGCTACTATTGATTCCCCAAAAAATGTTCGTTTCCATGAATAGCTTTACATTACTGGCCATCCCTTTCTTTATGCTGACGGGTGTAATCATGGATAAAAGCGGATTAACGCAAAGACTTGTGAACTTCGCCGACTCCATTATTGGATGGACTAAAGGCGGCATGAGTTATGTGAGTGTCACTTCCGGGATGATGATGGGAGGAATTTCCGGATCCGCCCCTGCTGATACGGCTGCACTAAGCAGTGTCATGACGCCAAGTATGGTGAAATTGGGCTATCCAGCACGATTTGCCGCCGCCTTGCAAGCAGCATCAGGATCCATCGGCATTATCTTTCCACCGAGTATTCCGATGGTTGTGTTAGGCGGAATTGCCAGTATTTCCGTCGGGAAGCTATTCTTAGGAGGAATCATTCCCGGTATTCTCATTGGGATTCTATTCATGGTGGCATCAAGGATCATTTGCATCAAGAAAAACTATGGTGTATCTAAATCCAACTCGTTTTCATTCAGCTATTTCATCGACAGCTTCAAAAAAGCGATACTCCCTTTATTTGCTCCGGTCATTATCGTCGGCGGGATTCTAACAGGCGCCTTTACACCTACAGAATCCAGTGTCATTGCGGTTGTGTATACGTTAATCCTGGGATTGTTCGTTTATAGAAGTATTCAATTTCGAGAATTGTCATCGATTTTCATGGAAGCCGTCATCAGTTCAGGGAATGTGTTGTTAATCATTGCCGCTTCCTCCCTGTTCAGTTGGATTCTCGTGAGTCACAACTTCCCACAGATCCTGAGCAGTCTCATCACGAGCGTATCAGACAGCCCATTCTTTATTATACTCGTCATTAATTTAATCTTTATCGTTGGCGGCATGTTCATTGAAGGTCTTGCGCTGTTAATTATGTTTGTTCCCATCCTATTACCTATCGCCATGGGTGCCGGAATGGATCCGATTGTATTCGGGGTTATGATTGTCATTAACATTGCGATTGGAACACTGACTCCTCCGGTAGGTGTCTGCCTGTTCGTGGCATGCTCCTCCGCCGGTGTTAAGCTCGATCATGCGATGAAGAGTGCCATTCCATTTGTTCTGGTGCTTTGCTTTGCACTCGTTTTGATCGTGCTGTTTCCGTCGATTGTTACGTTTATTCCTAATTTAATCGAATGA